From the Oleiharenicola lentus genome, one window contains:
- a CDS encoding RNA polymerase sigma factor: MRNYQDMVYSTAVRLIGNETQAEDIAQEVFIKAHEHFDNLRTSPTAGGWLKTVATNLSINHIQRYKKRWSFFSDLVHKSDEGEEREVEFAAPDTFFSGVDSSERREWVERALEKLPDHQRIPLVLYHFEDLPYEDIAKKTGVSLSKVKTDILRGREALAKILVRSGASHEKFETGGVS; the protein is encoded by the coding sequence ATGCGCAACTACCAAGACATGGTCTATTCTACGGCCGTGCGGCTCATTGGCAACGAGACGCAAGCCGAGGATATTGCGCAGGAAGTGTTCATCAAAGCCCACGAGCACTTCGACAACCTGCGCACCAGTCCGACGGCGGGCGGGTGGTTGAAGACCGTGGCGACCAACCTCTCGATCAACCACATCCAGCGCTACAAGAAGCGCTGGAGCTTCTTCTCCGATCTCGTCCACAAGAGCGACGAGGGCGAGGAGCGGGAGGTCGAGTTCGCCGCGCCCGACACGTTTTTCAGTGGCGTGGACAGCAGCGAACGTCGCGAGTGGGTCGAGCGCGCCCTGGAGAAACTGCCCGACCACCAGCGCATCCCGCTGGTGCTTTATCACTTTGAGGACCTGCCCTACGAGGACATCGCCAAAAAAACCGGCGTGTCGCTCAGCAAGGTGAAGACCGACATTCTGCGCGGCCGCGAAGCTCTCGCCAAGATTTTGGTGCGGAGCGGCGCCAGCCACGAAAAATTTGAAACCGGAGGCGTGTCATGA
- a CDS encoding RDD family protein yields the protein MKPFSHSKYFLFLLLGLGLMLGSTLRAQEAPPVPPAPAEADKPAAPPAPAVVTDEAKDVAAPAVVIEEKEPEMRELTGTEAPPAETAEKAETADQPSAGDEKPEQNNHRRNSERVSFGSNSTLTEGESAAAVISIFGSSTSAGEVQGEVVSILGGSRVEGGTVGGEVVSVLGNTYINGEVRGEVVTVLGNVELGPKAIVHGEVVCIGGQFKRAETAVLKGNIQNIAIAGRNFDFTALTTWFHECLLYGRPLAFHRDLWIFWCVALGLLGFYALIALIAPTGVNKCVETLEQRPGSSLLAALLTLLLTPVAYILLSLTLAIVVGFLLIPVLSLGLFCASLFGKIVMLAWLGKRFTRLLGDGPLAHPVFGVLIGGLLVLGLYTVPVAGFIIYKLLGILGLGVVVYTIILQIKASRPPKPVKPVAAAVPAAPMATAPAAPMAVVASGAVSESVGVPPTSAEAAPPPVTPQMGAVLPVISAVTLPRAGFWIRVAASFLDCILLGIVTAMSSSLLHGWLTPGGSLPFWFAVYCVVMWVTKGTTIGGIICGLKVVRVDDRPLDWGVGVVRALGGFLSLAVAGLGFIWVAFDDEKQSWHDKIAGTTIVKVPKGTALL from the coding sequence ATGAAACCTTTCAGTCATTCCAAGTATTTTCTGTTCCTGCTGCTCGGCCTCGGGCTGATGCTCGGGAGCACCCTCCGCGCGCAAGAAGCGCCGCCGGTTCCTCCGGCACCCGCCGAAGCCGATAAGCCCGCGGCTCCGCCGGCGCCCGCGGTCGTGACCGATGAAGCCAAGGACGTCGCCGCTCCCGCCGTGGTGATTGAGGAAAAGGAGCCGGAGATGCGCGAGCTAACCGGCACCGAGGCCCCTCCCGCTGAAACTGCAGAAAAGGCGGAGACTGCGGACCAGCCAAGTGCGGGCGACGAAAAGCCGGAGCAGAATAACCATCGGCGCAACAGCGAACGCGTCAGTTTTGGCAGCAACAGCACCCTGACGGAAGGCGAGAGCGCGGCGGCGGTTATCTCCATCTTCGGTTCATCAACCAGCGCCGGCGAGGTGCAGGGTGAAGTGGTTTCGATTCTGGGCGGCAGTCGCGTGGAAGGTGGCACCGTCGGCGGAGAGGTGGTTTCAGTTCTCGGCAACACCTACATCAATGGCGAGGTGCGCGGCGAAGTCGTGACGGTGTTGGGCAATGTTGAGCTTGGCCCCAAAGCCATCGTGCACGGTGAAGTCGTGTGTATCGGCGGGCAATTCAAGCGCGCCGAGACGGCGGTGCTGAAAGGCAACATCCAGAACATCGCGATTGCCGGTCGGAACTTTGATTTCACGGCGCTGACCACCTGGTTCCACGAATGCCTGCTCTATGGCCGGCCGCTGGCGTTCCATCGGGATCTCTGGATCTTCTGGTGCGTGGCGCTGGGATTGTTGGGTTTCTATGCGCTGATCGCCCTGATCGCGCCGACGGGGGTCAACAAGTGCGTCGAGACACTGGAGCAGCGCCCGGGCTCGTCACTGCTGGCCGCGTTGCTGACCCTGCTGCTCACGCCGGTCGCCTATATCCTGCTCTCGCTCACGCTGGCCATCGTCGTCGGGTTTCTGCTCATCCCGGTCCTCTCCCTCGGGCTCTTCTGCGCCTCGTTGTTCGGCAAGATCGTGATGCTGGCCTGGCTCGGTAAGCGCTTCACCCGCCTCTTGGGCGACGGGCCGCTGGCGCACCCGGTTTTCGGGGTCCTTATCGGTGGCCTGCTGGTGCTGGGGCTCTACACGGTGCCGGTCGCCGGATTCATCATCTACAAGCTGCTCGGCATCCTCGGTCTGGGCGTGGTGGTTTACACCATCATCCTTCAGATCAAGGCCAGCCGTCCGCCCAAACCGGTGAAGCCGGTCGCCGCTGCGGTTCCGGCAGCGCCCATGGCAACCGCGCCCGCGGCCCCGATGGCTGTCGTCGCCTCCGGTGCCGTCAGTGAGTCGGTCGGAGTGCCGCCGACCTCCGCCGAGGCTGCCCCGCCGCCGGTGACTCCGCAGATGGGCGCGGTTTTGCCCGTGATCTCCGCGGTCACTTTGCCCCGGGCCGGATTCTGGATCCGCGTGGCCGCCTCGTTTCTGGACTGTATCCTCCTTGGCATCGTGACCGCCATGTCTTCGTCACTGCTTCATGGTTGGCTCACTCCGGGCGGCAGTCTGCCGTTCTGGTTCGCGGTTTATTGCGTGGTCATGTGGGTCACCAAGGGCACCACCATCGGCGGCATCATCTGCGGCCTGAAAGTGGTGCGAGTGGACGATCGCCCGCTAGACTGGGGCGTGGGCGTCGTGCGGGCGCTGGGCGGATTCCTGTCGCTGGCCGTGGCCGGGCTGGGCTTCATCTGGGTGGCGTTCGACGACGAAAAGCAGAGCTGGCACGACAAGATTGCCGGCACGACCATCGTCAAAGTGCCGAAGGGCACGGCGCTGCTGTAA
- the purE gene encoding 5-(carboxyamino)imidazole ribonucleotide mutase: MAKALVGIIMGSSSDWETMQHAAATLDALGVPYEKRVVSAHRTPKLMVTYAESAEKRGLKLIIAGAGGAAHLPGMTASLTTLPVLGVPVESKALKGLDSLLSIAQMPGGVPVATFAVGKPGAINAALFAASLLAQSDGRTQRAWRKFRADQTKKVLKTKLP; the protein is encoded by the coding sequence ATGGCGAAAGCACTGGTCGGAATCATCATGGGCAGCTCCTCGGATTGGGAGACGATGCAGCATGCCGCGGCAACGTTGGATGCCCTGGGAGTTCCGTATGAGAAGCGCGTGGTGAGTGCGCACCGCACTCCGAAGCTTATGGTGACTTACGCGGAGTCGGCCGAGAAGCGCGGCCTCAAGCTGATCATCGCCGGGGCCGGTGGTGCCGCCCACTTGCCGGGCATGACGGCCTCACTGACCACGCTGCCCGTGCTGGGCGTGCCGGTGGAATCGAAGGCGCTGAAGGGGCTCGATTCATTGCTTTCCATCGCGCAGATGCCGGGCGGCGTGCCGGTGGCGACCTTTGCCGTTGGCAAACCCGGGGCGATCAACGCCGCGCTGTTCGCGGCCTCACTGCTGGCCCAAAGCGACGGGCGCACGCAGCGCGCGTGGAGGAAGTTTCGCGCCGACCAGACCAAGAAAGTTCTGAAAACCAAGTTGCCGTGA
- a CDS encoding 5-(carboxyamino)imidazole ribonucleotide synthase — MSEAQVIPAGKTIGVLGGGQLGRMLAQAAKRMGYRLHVFEPQARCPAGAVADMEVNAAYEDIAVLSAFARECDVLTYEFENVPSAPLRAIESLTKLCPHWNVLETAQNRSREKNWLKRNGFPHARFAEVAANGDLLAGIREAGVPCVVKTADFGYDGKGQLKVMTEADVPAALQRFAGQPVVIEQFVNFTCEVSAVVARSAAGEMEVFPVAENIHTNHILDFSIVPARVPAAVASRAEAMAQEIAERIGLVGVMGVELFVGHGGEVLVNELAPRTHNSGHYTMDACNVSQFEQQVRAICGLPLVKPALRSPVVMVNILGDAWAKGEPDWAALRARPDTHLHLYGKAEARPGRKMGHFNVLAGDVESALARARVAKAELYR, encoded by the coding sequence GTGAGCGAGGCGCAGGTGATTCCCGCAGGCAAAACCATCGGCGTGCTTGGTGGCGGCCAGCTTGGCCGGATGTTGGCCCAAGCGGCCAAACGGATGGGTTACCGCCTGCACGTGTTCGAGCCGCAGGCGAGGTGCCCGGCCGGAGCCGTTGCGGACATGGAGGTCAACGCGGCCTACGAGGACATCGCGGTGCTGTCGGCTTTCGCCCGCGAGTGCGATGTCCTCACCTACGAATTTGAGAATGTGCCGTCGGCACCGCTGCGGGCCATCGAAAGCCTGACCAAGCTTTGTCCGCATTGGAATGTGCTGGAAACCGCACAAAACCGTTCGCGCGAAAAGAATTGGCTGAAGCGGAACGGATTTCCCCACGCGCGGTTCGCGGAGGTTGCGGCCAACGGTGACCTGCTGGCCGGCATCCGCGAGGCCGGGGTGCCCTGTGTGGTGAAAACGGCGGATTTTGGCTACGACGGGAAAGGCCAGCTCAAGGTGATGACCGAGGCGGATGTGCCGGCGGCTTTGCAGCGTTTTGCCGGCCAGCCGGTGGTGATCGAGCAGTTCGTCAATTTCACCTGCGAGGTGTCGGCGGTCGTGGCGCGCTCGGCCGCGGGGGAGATGGAGGTTTTTCCCGTGGCGGAGAACATCCACACCAATCACATCCTGGATTTCTCAATCGTGCCGGCGCGCGTGCCGGCTGCGGTGGCGTCGCGAGCCGAAGCCATGGCCCAGGAAATAGCCGAACGCATCGGGCTCGTAGGCGTGATGGGGGTGGAGCTTTTCGTCGGTCACGGCGGCGAGGTGCTGGTCAATGAGCTGGCGCCGCGCACACACAACAGCGGACACTACACGATGGACGCCTGCAACGTGTCCCAGTTCGAGCAGCAGGTGCGCGCGATCTGCGGCCTGCCGCTCGTGAAGCCGGCGCTGAGGTCACCGGTCGTGATGGTCAACATCCTGGGTGATGCCTGGGCCAAGGGTGAACCCGACTGGGCCGCCTTGCGGGCGCGTCCGGACACGCATCTGCATCTTTACGGCAAAGCCGAGGCTCGTCCCGGGCGGAAGATGGGGCACTTTAACGTGCTGGCGGGAGACGTAGAGTCCGCTTTGGCCCGGGCCCGGGTGGCCAAGGCCGAGCTGTATCGCTAA
- a CDS encoding TonB-dependent receptor has product MATVLALTYSVTSNTVYAQSTAGALYGKVSAGSTITAESADTGFTRTVTAAADGNFRIGSLPPGNYKVTFTQDGQPVTKEVSVSIGSNTLVGSGSEVLELEKFTVGGSTVNPIDFGSAEAVTIFNEKQIDLLPVARSTTAVALLAPGTTLGDSAFGNLASFGGASVAENAYYVNGMNITNFRNGLGGATVPFEFYNQFEVKTGGYSAEFGRSTGGVISSTTKSGSNEYHAGFNVYFEADAGRENSPDVYQNGNTATPYIYNSADYRQDLTANVYASGPVLPMLRNKLFFYGLYQIRDFKREDVVSSGGRHSTITSDDPFWGVKLDFYPLDNHHFEFTMFSDEETELGKEVDYNFANKTITGTNLSESFTYFGGDTKIARYTGTFFENLTVSAMWGESTQNRTAVSGDDLIPAVYDGRSGSLLYVQGNPDILYEDAAIDTREAKRLDLEYSFNLFGAHRLRAGYDIEENVSTSLAQYSGGVYYRYYAIPGSGLINGVTVPTPNVGAVRVRKYSNSGSFQVKSDAWYVEDNWTLMNERLNLRLGLRNESFENLNGAGDQFIKVTGQKAPRIAAAYDLTGDKKTKIFANFGRYHLPIASNTNVRLAGGEFFTQEWYALTAVNNNLPTLGAKLGSTTVFSSGQIPDTRTIVDLDIKPMYQDEWIAGIQHTLNKDLTLKVAFTTRQINGTAIDDMIVDHALTYWAQTNGFGGYSAAGNNHYVLGNPGRDIRTFWDFNEDGDISANEEAVLTRDMLGYPSAKRKYYAVEVALEKVWNGKWNAQLSYTWSQSFGNYEGWVLSDNGQDDAGITILFDTPDLTLNSDGYLANDRRHQFKAFGSYKLNSEWTIGANLLLASGRPKNKFGNYPDRVVGSAYGPDYFMGYRGAAGTSDWQFNANLSFLYKPKWGKDRVTMGLDVFNVLNSRTVLETVETYETSAGGLEPTYGLPNAWQRPRYFRLSFGYDY; this is encoded by the coding sequence ATGGCGACCGTGCTTGCGCTCACCTACTCGGTGACCAGCAACACGGTTTACGCACAAAGCACTGCTGGTGCCCTCTACGGCAAAGTCTCGGCCGGCAGCACGATTACTGCGGAGAGCGCAGACACCGGCTTCACCCGCACTGTCACGGCGGCAGCTGATGGCAACTTCCGTATCGGCTCGCTTCCCCCGGGTAACTATAAGGTTACGTTCACCCAAGATGGTCAACCCGTGACCAAGGAAGTTTCCGTTTCGATTGGTTCTAACACCTTGGTCGGATCGGGCAGCGAAGTTCTTGAACTCGAGAAGTTCACGGTCGGTGGTTCTACCGTGAATCCCATCGACTTCGGCAGCGCCGAAGCGGTGACGATCTTCAACGAGAAGCAGATCGACCTCCTCCCGGTCGCCCGTAGCACGACCGCGGTGGCCCTGCTCGCCCCTGGCACCACGCTTGGCGACTCCGCTTTCGGCAACCTCGCCTCCTTCGGTGGCGCTTCGGTCGCCGAAAATGCGTATTACGTCAATGGCATGAACATCACCAATTTCCGTAACGGTTTGGGTGGTGCTACTGTGCCCTTCGAGTTCTACAACCAATTCGAAGTCAAGACCGGCGGTTACTCGGCCGAATTCGGTCGCTCGACCGGTGGCGTCATCAGCTCCACCACGAAGAGCGGTTCCAACGAATATCACGCCGGCTTCAACGTCTACTTCGAGGCTGACGCTGGCCGCGAGAACAGCCCGGACGTCTATCAGAATGGCAACACTGCCACCCCTTATATCTACAACAGCGCCGACTACCGCCAGGATCTGACCGCTAACGTTTACGCCAGCGGTCCGGTTCTGCCCATGCTGCGCAACAAGCTCTTCTTTTACGGCCTCTATCAAATTCGCGACTTCAAGCGTGAAGATGTGGTCAGCTCTGGCGGCCGCCACTCGACCATCACCTCCGATGATCCGTTCTGGGGCGTAAAACTGGACTTCTACCCCCTGGATAACCACCACTTCGAGTTCACGATGTTCTCGGATGAAGAGACCGAGTTGGGCAAGGAAGTTGATTACAACTTCGCCAACAAGACCATCACCGGCACCAATCTGAGCGAAAGCTTCACCTACTTCGGTGGTGACACCAAAATCGCCCGTTACACCGGCACCTTCTTCGAGAACCTCACGGTTTCGGCCATGTGGGGCGAGAGCACCCAGAACCGCACGGCGGTCAGCGGCGATGACCTGATTCCCGCGGTTTACGACGGTCGCTCCGGCAGTCTCCTCTATGTTCAGGGTAATCCTGACATTCTCTACGAGGATGCCGCCATTGACACCCGTGAAGCCAAGCGCCTTGACCTTGAATATTCGTTCAACCTGTTCGGCGCCCATCGTCTTCGTGCCGGTTACGACATCGAAGAAAACGTCTCCACCTCCCTCGCTCAGTATTCGGGTGGCGTCTACTACCGCTATTATGCGATACCCGGCAGCGGCCTCATCAATGGTGTGACGGTCCCGACCCCCAACGTCGGTGCCGTTCGCGTGCGCAAATACAGCAACTCGGGCAGCTTCCAGGTTAAGTCCGACGCGTGGTATGTTGAAGACAACTGGACCCTGATGAACGAGCGCCTGAACCTGCGCCTCGGTCTCCGCAATGAGTCCTTCGAGAACCTCAACGGCGCCGGCGACCAGTTCATCAAGGTCACCGGCCAGAAGGCCCCCCGCATCGCCGCGGCTTACGATCTGACGGGTGACAAGAAGACCAAGATCTTCGCCAACTTCGGCCGCTATCACCTCCCGATCGCGTCGAACACCAACGTCCGTCTGGCCGGCGGTGAGTTCTTCACCCAAGAGTGGTATGCCCTCACGGCGGTAAACAACAACCTGCCGACCCTCGGCGCCAAGCTCGGTTCGACCACCGTCTTCTCAAGCGGCCAGATTCCCGACACCCGCACCATCGTCGACCTCGACATCAAGCCGATGTATCAGGACGAGTGGATCGCCGGTATCCAGCACACGCTCAACAAGGACCTCACACTCAAGGTCGCCTTCACCACCCGTCAGATCAACGGCACGGCCATTGACGACATGATCGTTGACCATGCCCTGACCTACTGGGCGCAGACCAACGGTTTCGGTGGCTACAGCGCTGCGGGCAACAATCACTACGTGCTTGGCAACCCCGGTCGCGATATTCGCACCTTCTGGGACTTCAACGAGGATGGCGACATCAGCGCCAACGAAGAGGCTGTTCTCACCAGGGACATGCTCGGCTATCCCTCCGCCAAGCGTAAATACTACGCCGTGGAAGTGGCCCTCGAAAAGGTCTGGAACGGTAAGTGGAACGCCCAGCTCTCCTACACCTGGTCGCAGTCCTTCGGTAACTACGAGGGCTGGGTTCTGTCCGACAACGGTCAGGACGACGCCGGTATCACCATCCTGTTCGACACGCCTGACCTGACTCTCAACAGCGATGGATATCTGGCCAATGATCGCCGCCATCAGTTCAAGGCTTTCGGCTCCTACAAGCTGAACTCCGAGTGGACCATCGGCGCCAACCTGCTGCTGGCCTCCGGTCGCCCGAAGAACAAGTTCGGCAACTATCCGGACCGCGTGGTGGGTTCGGCCTACGGTCCCGACTACTTCATGGGCTACCGCGGCGCCGCCGGCACCTCCGACTGGCAGTTCAACGCCAACCTGTCCTTCCTCTACAAGCCGAAGTGGGGCAAGGATCGCGTGACCATGGGTCTTGATGTCTTCAACGTTCTCAACAGCCGCACGGTTCTTGAGACGGTCGAGACCTATGAGACCTCCGCTGGCGGTCTGGAACCGACCTACGGTCTGCCCAACGCTTGGCAGCGTCCGCGTTACTTCCGTCTGTCGTTTGGCTACGACTACTAA
- a CDS encoding family 20 glycosylhydrolase yields the protein MIRAFQWDLARQVERIDFLKKLLPRYARWGYEELYLHLEDAVHYPTLPGIGRDDAYTYEELGELVLTAAQCGIRVVPIINLLGHTQYLIKHPGLRDLNELRDERGGALASGQICPLHPRTLGVAEKLLRDMAPYCTAGKVHVGLDESFHLGQCPRCREEVARLGLGGHFAGHVNRLHKLVGGLGLQMGIWADMLYFVPEAIPQLPAGITAYDWYYYPFKRKPRVEFFNFAERDLHPALKKQGIRYYGCPMNGAFRYEPMPVFGDRLANIRSWWQRCQRVKSDGLLITSWEPYRLALETTTVVDAAAATLWLEADHDDATTMLARGLERALGSKQARPQARALLAADAHAFAGYARWQINDRWDAFAGEESLKPYFAEVKFFERMRAVAYDWPTALSLSLTFRLYLAKRDAFVRQAARDVFGLRRLLKRGEVKAFDLKLSQMLLAGAAFAQDCRKGLHAARAMGRRTRLATRGQNQMVVETDKSRLTAWMGWLRKLARQRDLVNGPNLMCGPWQLNLRVHNFAPAVQKVIVEQRNADGSWEELMGRYTIEFRAYAARAKTKLWRELSVPIANCDAVLRIRMGGVGQVQFSHATLTNGTMQKRLQPATKRKRLGRRAPAQGFPVLVAKDEKTSVWELPRV from the coding sequence ATGATCCGCGCTTTCCAGTGGGACCTCGCCCGGCAGGTCGAGCGTATCGATTTCCTCAAGAAACTGCTCCCGCGTTACGCGCGTTGGGGCTACGAGGAGCTTTACCTGCATTTGGAGGACGCCGTCCACTACCCCACCCTGCCCGGCATCGGCCGCGATGACGCCTACACCTATGAGGAGCTCGGCGAACTGGTGCTGACCGCCGCCCAGTGCGGCATCCGCGTCGTGCCGATCATCAACCTGCTCGGTCACACCCAGTATCTCATCAAGCATCCCGGCCTGCGCGACCTCAACGAACTGCGCGACGAACGCGGCGGCGCGCTCGCCAGCGGCCAGATCTGCCCGCTGCACCCGCGCACGCTGGGAGTTGCCGAGAAACTGCTGCGCGACATGGCGCCGTATTGCACCGCGGGCAAGGTCCATGTCGGCCTCGACGAGTCGTTCCACCTCGGCCAGTGCCCGCGCTGTCGCGAGGAAGTGGCGCGCCTTGGCCTCGGCGGGCACTTTGCCGGTCATGTCAACCGGCTGCACAAGCTCGTCGGCGGTCTTGGCCTGCAAATGGGAATTTGGGCCGACATGCTCTACTTCGTGCCGGAGGCGATTCCGCAGCTCCCGGCCGGCATCACGGCCTACGACTGGTATTACTACCCGTTTAAACGGAAGCCGCGCGTGGAATTCTTCAATTTCGCCGAGCGCGACCTGCACCCCGCCCTGAAAAAACAGGGCATCCGTTACTACGGCTGTCCGATGAACGGCGCCTTCCGCTACGAGCCGATGCCGGTCTTCGGCGACCGTCTGGCCAACATCCGTTCGTGGTGGCAACGTTGCCAGCGAGTGAAGTCCGACGGCCTGCTCATCACCTCCTGGGAGCCCTACCGGCTCGCGCTGGAGACCACCACCGTCGTGGACGCCGCCGCCGCCACCCTTTGGCTTGAAGCCGACCACGATGATGCGACCACGATGCTCGCTCGGGGGCTGGAACGAGCCCTCGGCTCGAAACAGGCCCGGCCACAAGCCCGCGCCCTGCTGGCCGCTGATGCCCATGCCTTCGCCGGCTACGCCCGTTGGCAGATCAACGATCGCTGGGATGCCTTCGCGGGAGAGGAATCACTCAAGCCCTATTTCGCCGAGGTTAAGTTCTTCGAAAGAATGAGAGCCGTCGCTTATGACTGGCCAACGGCCCTTTCCTTGAGTCTCACGTTCCGGCTCTATCTGGCCAAGCGAGATGCTTTTGTGCGGCAGGCCGCCCGCGATGTGTTTGGATTGCGGCGACTGCTCAAGCGGGGTGAGGTAAAAGCCTTTGATCTCAAACTAAGCCAAATGCTCTTGGCCGGCGCGGCCTTTGCACAAGACTGCAGAAAAGGCCTGCACGCCGCCCGCGCGATGGGGCGTCGCACCCGCCTCGCCACCCGTGGCCAAAATCAAATGGTCGTGGAGACCGACAAAAGTCGTCTGACCGCCTGGATGGGGTGGCTCCGGAAGTTGGCTCGGCAACGTGACCTAGTTAACGGACCCAACCTGATGTGCGGCCCTTGGCAGCTGAACCTGAGGGTGCACAATTTTGCCCCAGCTGTCCAAAAAGTGATTGTCGAGCAACGGAATGCCGACGGTTCTTGGGAAGAGTTAATGGGCCGTTATACCATCGAGTTCCGTGCATATGCCGCCCGAGCCAAGACCAAACTCTGGCGCGAATTATCCGTGCCGATTGCCAACTGCGATGCCGTCCTAAGAATACGAATGGGGGGCGTGGGCCAGGTGCAGTTTAGCCATGCAACCCTGACGAATGGCACTATGCAAAAACGCCTTCAGCCGGCCACAAAACGGAAGCGCTTGGGTCGGCGCGCGCCAGCTCAGGGTTTTCCCGTGCTGGTGGCAAAAGACGAGAAAACATCGGTTTGGGAGCTGCCGAGAGTCTAA